In Methanosarcinales archaeon, the genomic window TTGTCCGGGTGCCCGTCCTGATCTGGCTCCGCATGGTCTTGTGGTGGCTGGCGACGTCTCATAAAATTTAGTGTTAAATCAGGTCGTTAAATAACTGTTTCATTTTTTTACTATATTCCTTGAATGCAGCTCGTCCTTGATCGGTAAGATGGAGTATAGTATGCGGCTTCTTACCAACAAAATCTTTCTCCACCTCGATATACCCGGCAGCTTCCAGCTTGCTCATATGGGCTGAAAGGTTACCGTGGGTCAGCCCGGTCTGGCGCATCAGGAAAAGGAAGTCAGCACTCTCCACCACATAAATATGGGCCATGATCTTGAGACGGGCAGGCTCATGGATCAGCTTGTCGATATCGCTGAAAGGTTTGTCTGGATTGTTCATTGGTTTGCTTTCTCCACAGAATATTCACGCATAAAGCGGATAAGCAAGACAGTACCGGTTATTACCATGATCCCTGAAGGTACAACGAATACATATGAACCGTTGGATATGAACCCATTGACTTCCAGGATCTCAGCCATTGGAATGGATACTGCCACAAGGACCGCGTAATAGTACAGCCTCTCGAAATCCATGAAATATGCCATCAGGCTGAACACTATGAGAACATTCAATGAGACTATTATTAGCCCTATTGGAAATTCTTTTATTCCTGATACCATACTGCTTTTAGTTAATAGCACCATGGCCAGCCCGAACAACACTGAGATTACCAGTATGAGTCTTAATTTATTCATGCTCTTTTTGCGCTCTTTGCCGAATTTCACCAGTCCGATCCTGGGTACGGTGATGAATTTCTTGGCTGCCATGAAGAGCGCGATGATCACAGCGTAATAAGGTATTAAAAAGTAGTCATTTCTGATAAATGAAGTAAGTGCCATCCCCAGGATGATAAGTCCCAACTGGATATCCCACAATCCATCCTGGAAAGTGGATTTGAAGGCTTTTTTTTCAAGTTCTTTTAGATTTAGGTTTTCTGACATAAGTTTTCCTCCTAATAAAGGG contains:
- a CDS encoding transcriptional regulator — encoded protein: MNNPDKPFSDIDKLIHEPARLKIMAHIYVVESADFLFLMRQTGLTHGNLSAHMSKLEAAGYIEVEKDFVGKKPHTILHLTDQGRAAFKEYSKKMKQLFNDLI